The following are from one region of the Sandaracinus amylolyticus genome:
- a CDS encoding ATP-binding protein has product MKRGARDYLGAVGAVAIAVAMGTAIAPYVDLADLAMLHLAAIAVVGTLLGRGPALLASILAVATLDFFFVPPLHTFAVEHLRHAITFVVLFGAGLLISTLASRLRDQSAEARALYALSRALAGADDRDAVRAVVAEHASAVLDGDASLVPAGADVPEGALGVPVVVGGRVEATLSVRGTSDVRARAESLAATIALALERVLLADEAHRAQLRAQTEEMRSSLLSCVSHDLRTPIATITGAATALLGPETSLSADAKSEMATMIRDEASRLERLVTKLLDMTRVESGALEVRREWVPVDELVAAALTRLDARLAAHRVEVDLPAEVVLVPVDPVLVEQALVNLLENAAKYTPPGARIAVRARRASDSVVMEVEDDGPGIPPGAESLVFEKFWRGDPSSDGAGLGLAICRGIVRAHGGTIVASRASSGGASFRVELPCPEGAPALPEELAA; this is encoded by the coding sequence ATGAAGCGCGGAGCGAGGGACTACCTCGGCGCGGTGGGCGCGGTGGCGATCGCGGTCGCGATGGGCACCGCGATCGCGCCCTACGTCGATCTCGCCGACCTCGCGATGCTGCACCTCGCGGCGATCGCGGTGGTGGGCACGCTGCTGGGCCGCGGGCCGGCGCTGCTCGCGTCGATCCTCGCGGTCGCGACCCTCGACTTCTTCTTCGTCCCGCCGCTGCACACGTTCGCGGTCGAGCACCTGCGCCACGCGATCACGTTCGTCGTGCTCTTCGGCGCGGGGCTGCTGATCAGCACGCTCGCGAGCCGCCTGCGCGATCAGTCGGCGGAGGCGCGGGCGCTCTACGCGCTGAGCCGCGCGCTCGCGGGCGCCGACGATCGCGACGCGGTGCGCGCGGTGGTCGCGGAGCACGCGAGCGCGGTGCTCGACGGCGACGCGTCGCTGGTGCCGGCCGGTGCGGACGTGCCGGAGGGAGCGCTCGGCGTGCCGGTGGTGGTGGGCGGGCGCGTCGAGGCGACGTTGAGCGTGCGCGGGACGAGCGACGTGCGGGCGCGCGCCGAGTCGCTGGCCGCGACGATCGCGCTCGCGCTCGAGCGCGTGCTGCTCGCGGACGAGGCGCATCGCGCGCAGCTCCGCGCGCAGACCGAGGAGATGCGGAGCTCGCTGCTGAGCTGCGTCTCGCACGATCTGCGCACGCCGATCGCGACGATCACCGGCGCCGCGACGGCGCTGCTCGGGCCCGAGACGTCGCTCTCCGCCGACGCGAAGAGCGAGATGGCGACGATGATCCGCGACGAGGCGTCGCGGCTCGAGCGGCTGGTGACGAAGCTGCTCGACATGACGCGCGTGGAGTCGGGCGCGCTCGAGGTGCGGCGCGAGTGGGTGCCGGTCGACGAGCTCGTCGCCGCGGCGCTGACGCGGCTCGATGCGCGGCTCGCGGCGCATCGCGTCGAGGTGGATCTGCCCGCCGAGGTCGTGCTGGTGCCGGTCGATCCGGTGCTCGTGGAGCAGGCGCTGGTGAACCTGCTCGAGAACGCGGCGAAGTACACGCCGCCGGGCGCGCGCATCGCGGTGCGGGCGCGTCGCGCGAGCGACTCGGTGGTGATGGAGGTCGAGGACGACGGGCCGGGCATCCCGCCGGGCGCGGAGTCGCTGGTGTTCGAGAAGTTCTGGCGCGGCGATCCGAGCTCCGACGGAGCGGGGCTGGGCCTCGCGATCTGTCGCGGGATCGTGAGGGCGCACGGAGGGACGATCGTGGCGTCGCGCGCGAGCAGCGGGGGTGCGTCGTTCCGCGTCGAGCTGCCCTGCCCCGAGGGCGCGCCCGCGCTGCCCGAGGAGCTCGCGGCGTGA
- a CDS encoding response regulator, giving the protein MRRMLRATLASHGYDAVEARNAAEGLALTRAQRPEVVLLDLGLPDRDGLELMRELRSWATAPIIVISARGREQDKVAALDEGADDYLTKPFGTAELLARVRVALRHAAERDATSDSLIEVGPITIDRARHEVRRSGALVHLTPIEHRLLVALARSAGRVLTHRQLLLEVWGPDAATQTHYLRVYMTHLRRKLETDPARPQWLLNEPGVGYRMREA; this is encoded by the coding sequence ATGCGGCGGATGTTGCGGGCGACGCTCGCGAGCCACGGCTACGACGCGGTCGAGGCGCGCAATGCCGCGGAAGGGCTCGCGCTCACGCGCGCGCAGCGGCCCGAGGTCGTGCTGCTCGATCTCGGTCTGCCCGATCGCGACGGGCTCGAGCTGATGCGCGAGCTGCGGAGCTGGGCGACGGCGCCGATCATCGTGATCTCGGCGCGAGGGCGCGAGCAGGACAAGGTCGCGGCGCTCGACGAGGGCGCCGACGACTACCTGACGAAGCCGTTCGGCACCGCCGAGCTGCTCGCGCGGGTGAGGGTCGCGCTGCGGCACGCGGCGGAGCGCGACGCGACGTCGGACTCGCTGATCGAGGTGGGGCCGATCACGATCGATCGCGCGCGACACGAGGTGCGGCGCAGCGGCGCGCTGGTGCACCTGACGCCGATCGAGCATCGACTGCTGGTCGCGCTCGCGCGGAGCGCGGGACGGGTGCTGACGCACCGCCAGCTCTTGCTCGAGGTGTGGGGCCCGGACGCGGCGACGCAGACCCACTACCTGCGCGTCTACATGACGCATCTGCGCCGGAAGCTGGAGACCGATCCCGCGCGCCCGCAGTGGCTCTTGAACGAGCCGGGCGTGGGCTATCGCATGCGCGAGGCGTGA
- a CDS encoding CAP family protein, which yields MRRSLLVLAFLLTACAQHTATTRSTSPTIAPGGDTTASDAPSDPRLRAVLDAHNTRRAEHCAAPLSWSDELARTAQSWADDLARRGCAFEHNRTPYGENLAAGTTGTLSPQAVVDMWHRERERYRFRNGRFSMQTGHFTQLVWRGTARVGCGTTTCNGMDVWVCNYDPPGNVQGHFDENVLPTSCR from the coding sequence ATGCGCCGCTCCCTCCTCGTCCTCGCCTTCCTCCTCACCGCCTGCGCGCAACACACCGCGACCACCCGCTCCACCTCTCCGACCATCGCGCCCGGCGGCGACACCACCGCGAGCGACGCGCCCTCCGATCCGCGCCTCCGCGCCGTCCTCGACGCTCACAACACGCGACGCGCCGAGCACTGCGCCGCGCCGCTCTCGTGGTCCGACGAGCTCGCGCGCACCGCGCAGTCGTGGGCCGACGATCTCGCGCGCCGCGGCTGCGCGTTCGAGCACAACCGCACCCCTTACGGCGAGAACCTCGCCGCGGGCACCACCGGCACCCTCTCGCCCCAGGCCGTCGTCGACATGTGGCACCGCGAGCGCGAGCGTTATCGCTTCCGCAACGGTCGCTTCTCCATGCAGACCGGCCACTTCACCCAGCTCGTGTGGCGCGGCACCGCGCGCGTCGGCTGCGGCACCACCACCTGCAACGGCATGGACGTCTGGGTCTGCAACTACGACCCGCCGGGCAACGTGCAGGGCCACTTCGACGAGAACGTGCTCCCCACGTCCTGCCGCTGA
- a CDS encoding TetR/AcrR family transcriptional regulator — protein sequence MTKWTKEVLESRFRQYLGDEADDSPQARKRRRILRAAHELFLAQGYRKTSIDDVARKAEVAKGTVYLYFPNKGALLEAAIALEKRGLMKRLEPLFDGSIPKRERLLRYLEITFTSGRDMPLVARMLTGDSELWAALEDIGMDAITQRQAEGAEFLMELIEDAAPGVLTDEQKRERAEVIIGVGFSAGMLLDERTRSGRSLDAFVRSLSEMLTFGVAGKRKR from the coding sequence ATGACGAAGTGGACCAAGGAGGTGCTCGAGAGCCGGTTCCGCCAGTACCTCGGGGACGAGGCCGACGACTCGCCCCAGGCGCGCAAGCGGCGCCGCATCCTGCGCGCCGCGCACGAGCTCTTCCTCGCGCAGGGTTATCGCAAGACCAGCATCGACGACGTCGCGCGCAAGGCCGAGGTCGCGAAGGGCACGGTCTACCTCTACTTCCCCAACAAGGGCGCGCTGCTCGAGGCCGCGATCGCGCTCGAGAAGCGCGGTCTGATGAAGCGCCTCGAGCCGCTCTTCGACGGATCGATCCCCAAGCGCGAGCGCCTGCTCCGCTACCTCGAGATCACGTTCACCAGCGGCCGCGACATGCCGCTCGTCGCGCGCATGCTGACCGGCGACAGCGAGCTCTGGGCGGCGCTCGAGGACATCGGCATGGACGCGATCACCCAGCGCCAGGCCGAGGGCGCGGAGTTCCTGATGGAGCTCATCGAGGACGCGGCGCCCGGCGTGCTGACCGACGAGCAGAAGCGCGAGCGCGCCGAGGTGATCATCGGCGTCGGGTTCTCGGCGGGCATGCTGCTGGACGAGCGCACGCGCAGTGGGCGCTCGCTCGACGCGTTCGTCCGCTCGCTCTCCGAGATGCTGACCTTCGGCGTCGCGGGGAAGCGAAAGCGATGA
- a CDS encoding ABC transporter ATP-binding protein, with protein sequence MTLLATATDVTKTFTTGALEVHALRGVDLEVHERDFMALVGPSGSGKTTLLNLLGALDRPTRGELEVLGQKLGTLSKAARAKLRLASLGFVFQAYNLVPVLTAAENVELILELQGMGARERRTRALDVLLSLGLGELANRRPSEMSGGQQQRVAVARAVASRPKLVLADEPTANLDGKSAEQLMVLMRRLHEEDGTTFVFSTHDPRIVAHATRIVSMEDGRIVSDETKERASAA encoded by the coding sequence ATGACCCTCCTCGCCACTGCGACCGACGTCACCAAGACCTTCACCACCGGCGCGCTCGAGGTGCACGCGCTTCGCGGCGTGGACCTCGAGGTGCACGAGCGCGACTTCATGGCGCTCGTGGGCCCGAGCGGCAGCGGGAAGACCACGCTGCTCAACCTGCTCGGCGCGCTCGATCGCCCGACCCGCGGCGAGCTCGAGGTGCTCGGGCAGAAGCTCGGCACGCTGAGCAAGGCCGCGCGCGCGAAGCTGCGACTCGCGTCGCTGGGCTTCGTGTTCCAGGCCTACAACCTGGTCCCGGTGCTGACCGCCGCCGAGAACGTCGAGCTGATTCTCGAGCTGCAGGGCATGGGCGCGCGCGAGCGCCGCACGCGTGCGCTCGACGTGCTGCTCTCGCTCGGGCTCGGCGAGCTCGCGAACCGCCGCCCCAGCGAGATGAGCGGCGGACAGCAGCAGCGCGTCGCGGTCGCGCGCGCCGTCGCGTCGCGCCCCAAGCTCGTGCTCGCCGACGAGCCCACCGCGAACCTCGACGGCAAGAGCGCCGAGCAGCTCATGGTGCTGATGCGTCGCCTCCACGAGGAAGACGGCACCACGTTCGTCTTCAGCACCCACGATCCGCGCATCGTCGCGCACGCGACGCGCATCGTGAGCATGGAGGACGGGCGCATCGTGTCGGACGAGACGAAAGAGCGAGCCAGCGCAGCATGA
- a CDS encoding ABC transporter permease has product MIRSSATRYALRSLRRNLRRTLISIFGLAFGVGVGLVALSWVGGQESMSVSAIAGGGLGHLRIAPRGWNQRRDDALRLAADPDLLARVRATEGVAVATPRARASGLLGLGTRSTHVSLTGVDPETEPRALRYVQRVAEGRYLAPGEEGAIVLGRAIAQRLRARLEDELVVTVVDDQGEMQSALLVVVGIVETGSRPIDQSIAHVAIADVERLSGREGIAEITILLDDLATLEATRAAIAAPEGSEVLSWLEISPEFRARLQSGRAFTNVAVGIVLLVVLLGVASAQLTGVLERRKEFAVLAAIGMRGVSLVRVVVTEGLLLGTLGALLALAWSGPILHRWAEDGIDLSSMMPSRDGLAFGGVLIDPIYHPAFGAWLVPTALCLSLIATIVASLYPAWFASRTDPASALRVDR; this is encoded by the coding sequence ATGATCCGCTCGTCGGCCACGCGTTATGCGCTGCGCAGCCTGCGCCGGAACCTGCGGCGCACGCTGATCTCGATCTTCGGTCTCGCGTTCGGCGTCGGCGTCGGGCTCGTCGCGCTCTCGTGGGTCGGCGGCCAGGAGTCGATGAGCGTGAGCGCGATCGCGGGCGGCGGTCTCGGCCACCTGCGCATCGCACCGCGCGGATGGAACCAGCGCCGCGACGACGCGCTGCGGCTCGCAGCCGATCCCGACCTCCTCGCGCGCGTCCGCGCGACCGAGGGCGTCGCGGTCGCCACGCCCCGCGCCCGCGCATCGGGCCTGCTCGGGCTCGGCACCCGCAGCACCCACGTCTCGCTCACCGGCGTCGACCCGGAGACCGAGCCGCGCGCGCTGCGCTACGTGCAGCGCGTCGCCGAGGGACGCTATCTCGCGCCCGGCGAAGAGGGTGCGATCGTGCTCGGCCGCGCGATCGCGCAGCGTCTCCGCGCACGGCTCGAGGACGAGCTCGTCGTCACGGTGGTCGACGATCAGGGCGAGATGCAGAGCGCGCTGCTCGTGGTGGTCGGCATCGTCGAGACCGGCAGTCGCCCGATCGATCAGTCGATCGCCCACGTCGCGATCGCCGACGTCGAGCGGCTCTCGGGGCGCGAAGGGATCGCGGAGATCACGATCCTGCTCGACGACCTCGCGACGCTCGAAGCGACGCGCGCCGCGATCGCCGCCCCCGAGGGTAGCGAGGTGCTCTCGTGGCTCGAGATCTCCCCGGAATTCCGGGCGCGCCTGCAGAGCGGTCGCGCCTTCACCAACGTCGCGGTCGGGATCGTGCTGCTGGTCGTGCTCCTCGGCGTCGCGAGCGCGCAGCTCACCGGCGTGCTCGAGCGGCGCAAGGAGTTCGCGGTGCTCGCCGCGATCGGCATGCGCGGTGTGTCGCTGGTGCGCGTCGTCGTCACCGAAGGGCTCCTCCTCGGCACCCTCGGCGCGCTGCTCGCGCTCGCGTGGTCGGGCCCGATCCTCCATCGCTGGGCCGAAGACGGAATCGATCTCTCGTCGATGATGCCCAGCCGCGACGGGCTCGCGTTCGGCGGCGTGCTGATCGATCCGATCTACCACCCGGCGTTCGGCGCGTGGCTCGTGCCCACCGCGCTCTGTCTCTCGCTGATCGCGACGATCGTCGCGTCTCTCTACCCCGCCTGGTTCGCGTCGCGCACCGACCCGGCCTCTGCACTGCGAGTCGACCGATGA
- a CDS encoding ABC transporter permease has translation MIDSTTRIAWRNLGRSRRRTALTLAAIAIAQCAVLLSFGLLNARNDWTIDALTGPLMGHVQVHAPGWREEQAPDLVIDRAEERLAALRATEGVAQAYARVYAPALAARDVDGHAVIVVGVDVDAESAEGGLLAGLPDDRRPRGRTVLVGSLLARDAGIEVGDELALVGSGADGSLANDLVTVAGVLHTPFDLVNRTGIVMPLATAQETFAMPDMAHELTIRGTGSGDGADLLASSIAALPTMDELEVLPWRQLAPEMTAVLDQADVFGTFVLLIVFVAAAAGVANTMLMATFERRRELGMLLSLGTTPLRLVRMILTEAVALGVLGVAIGSVLGGLLVAWQGAVGIPLAPGAEESVDMAVFGVNFSGFLFPYLDPSDYVPGFVGVTIVSIVAALWPALFTARLEPMEAMRS, from the coding sequence ATGATCGACTCCACGACGCGCATCGCGTGGCGCAACCTCGGGCGCAGCCGGCGCCGCACCGCGCTCACGCTCGCGGCGATCGCGATCGCGCAGTGCGCGGTGCTGCTCTCGTTCGGGCTGCTCAACGCGCGCAACGACTGGACGATCGACGCGCTCACCGGCCCGCTGATGGGCCACGTGCAGGTGCACGCGCCCGGATGGCGCGAGGAGCAAGCGCCCGATCTCGTCATCGATCGCGCCGAAGAGCGCCTCGCTGCGCTGCGCGCGACCGAAGGTGTCGCCCAGGCCTACGCGCGGGTCTACGCACCGGCGCTCGCGGCGCGCGACGTCGACGGACACGCGGTGATCGTCGTCGGCGTCGACGTCGACGCGGAGTCCGCCGAGGGCGGTCTGCTCGCGGGCCTCCCCGACGATCGCCGTCCGCGTGGGCGCACCGTGCTGGTGGGATCGCTGCTCGCGCGCGACGCCGGCATCGAGGTCGGCGACGAGCTCGCCCTCGTCGGCTCGGGCGCCGACGGATCGCTCGCCAACGATCTCGTGACCGTCGCCGGCGTCCTCCACACGCCCTTCGATCTCGTGAACCGAACCGGCATCGTGATGCCGCTCGCGACCGCGCAGGAGACGTTCGCGATGCCCGACATGGCGCACGAGCTCACGATCCGCGGCACGGGATCGGGCGACGGCGCGGACCTGCTCGCGTCGTCGATCGCGGCGCTGCCCACGATGGACGAGCTCGAGGTGCTCCCGTGGCGCCAGCTCGCGCCCGAGATGACGGCGGTCCTCGACCAGGCCGACGTGTTCGGCACGTTCGTCCTGCTGATCGTGTTCGTCGCCGCGGCGGCGGGCGTCGCGAACACGATGCTCATGGCGACCTTCGAGCGACGGCGCGAGCTCGGCATGTTGCTCTCGCTCGGCACCACGCCGCTGCGCCTCGTGCGGATGATCCTCACCGAGGCGGTCGCGCTCGGCGTGCTCGGCGTGGCGATCGGCAGCGTGCTCGGCGGGCTGCTCGTCGCGTGGCAGGGCGCGGTGGGGATCCCGCTCGCGCCGGGCGCCGAGGAGTCGGTCGACATGGCGGTGTTCGGCGTGAATTTCTCGGGGTTCCTCTTCCCGTACCTCGACCCGAGCGACTACGTGCCGGGCTTCGTCGGCGTGACGATCGTGTCGATCGTCGCCGCGCTCTGGCCCGCGCTCTTCACCGCTCGGCTCGAGCCGATGGAGGCGATGCGCTCATGA
- a CDS encoding outer membrane lipoprotein-sorting protein, with the protein MRTFAALALPLALFVAAIAPTHAQDAAPDLATITRRLDELYRSSGTVARIELTIVTPRQTRTMRMRSWARGTDRALVVIEAPARDEGTATLRVDRNLWNYMPRISRTIRVPPSMMLSSWMGSDLTNDDLTQSTSYRTDFDGTVVGRSERPRGWLVRYDARPGVVGLWRRIEFVVSEDGTLPLEARHFDRRMQLARVMRFEDVRELDGRRIPTRTVLEPQDREGHRTEMRYLDIDFDAPVPESTFSLTQLEQRR; encoded by the coding sequence ATGCGAACCTTCGCAGCGCTCGCGCTCCCGCTCGCGCTCTTCGTCGCGGCGATCGCGCCCACGCACGCCCAGGACGCCGCGCCCGATCTCGCGACGATCACCCGCCGCCTCGACGAGCTCTATCGCTCGAGCGGCACCGTCGCGCGCATCGAGCTCACGATCGTCACGCCGCGCCAGACCCGCACCATGCGCATGCGCAGCTGGGCCCGCGGCACCGATCGCGCGCTCGTCGTCATCGAAGCGCCGGCGCGCGACGAGGGCACCGCCACGCTGCGCGTCGATCGCAACCTCTGGAACTACATGCCGCGCATCTCGCGCACGATCCGCGTGCCGCCCTCGATGATGCTCTCGAGCTGGATGGGCAGCGATCTCACGAACGACGATCTCACCCAGTCCACCTCGTACCGCACCGACTTCGACGGCACGGTCGTCGGTCGCAGCGAGCGGCCGCGCGGATGGCTCGTCCGCTACGACGCGCGCCCCGGCGTCGTCGGGCTGTGGCGACGCATCGAGTTCGTGGTGAGCGAGGACGGAACGCTCCCCCTCGAGGCGCGCCACTTCGATCGCCGCATGCAGCTCGCGCGCGTCATGCGCTTCGAGGACGTGCGCGAGCTCGACGGTCGTCGCATCCCGACCCGCACGGTCCTCGAGCCCCAGGATCGCGAGGGCCATCGCACCGAGATGCGCTACCTCGACATCGACTTCGACGCGCCGGTGCCCGAGAGCACGTTCTCGCTCACCCAGCTCGAGCAGCGCCGATGA
- a CDS encoding DUF4149 domain-containing protein: MHALYVVSVWLHILAAITWIGGMFFLVLVVVPWMRQGDRAKGAAFLQQTGTRFRNVGWACFVVLLVTGIFQLAMRGVELGDLVDPTWLASPVGSAIALKIGVFAIVLVISAVHDFVHGPRATRAVREDPGSREAERMRRRASMLGRLNVVLAMVLVLLGVVIVRGWP, from the coding sequence GTGCACGCGCTCTACGTCGTCTCGGTCTGGCTCCACATCCTCGCGGCGATCACCTGGATCGGCGGGATGTTCTTCCTGGTGCTGGTGGTGGTGCCGTGGATGCGGCAGGGCGATCGGGCGAAGGGCGCGGCGTTCTTGCAGCAGACGGGCACGCGCTTCCGCAACGTCGGTTGGGCGTGCTTCGTGGTGCTGCTGGTGACGGGGATCTTCCAGCTCGCGATGCGCGGCGTGGAGCTCGGGGACCTGGTGGATCCGACGTGGCTCGCGTCGCCGGTGGGCAGCGCGATCGCGCTGAAGATCGGGGTGTTCGCGATCGTGTTGGTGATCAGCGCGGTGCACGACTTCGTGCACGGTCCGCGCGCGACACGCGCAGTGCGTGAGGATCCGGGATCGCGCGAGGCCGAGCGGATGCGCCGGAGAGCGTCGATGCTGGGACGACTGAACGTCGTGCTCGCGATGGTGCTGGTGCTGCTCGGCGTGGTGATCGTGCGCGGATGGCCGTGA